GGCGGCGCGCCTGCGCTCAAGCTCCTTACGGAGCGCGCCGACGCGCCGCTCCCTCTCGCTGGCGGCCTCCTCGCGGGCCCGTGTCCTTACGGCCTCCGCCCGCTCCCCGGCCTCCCGGAGGATGGTCTCCCGCACCCTCGAACTCTCCTCTTCGAGGGTCTTTATGAGCTCATGTTGTCCCATACGTCTCCATTGCCGTGATGCGTGTGCGTTTTTGTTTTAAAGTTTTTCCGCATCACGCATCACGAGTTTTTCTACCCGAGTATCCAGAAGGCTATGACGAAGCCCAGGAGCACCATTGTCTCGGGTATTGCCACGAGCAGTATGATGCTTCCGAGGAGCTCGGGTTTTTCGGCGAGCGCTCCCGCGCCCGCAGCACCTATTCTACTCTGCGCCCAGGCCGTGGCTATCGCCGGGAGCCCTATGGCCAACGCGGCCGCTATGGCTATCAGACCCTGTTCCATGTGTCACCTCCGTGAGTTTAGTGTTACTACTTTATACAGCAAGGTTCCGTTCCCTCATCGTTTTACGCATCACGCACACGCATCACGGCATCTTTACTACCTCTTCTTGAACGGCTCATACCGCCTCCCCCCACCCTCATAGAACTTACTCAAAAACTCCACGTACTGCAACCTCATCGACTGTATCGTCGGGCTCAGGATGCTGAGGAACAGGTTAAGCAGGTGTATCAGCAAGGCCGCGATTATCCCGACGAAGAGGCTCCCGGTAAGCCCCGCGACCTTATTGGCGGCCACGGCCATCACCACCGAGGCCGTGCCGACGGCCATGATACGCACGTACGACAGGATGTTCCCTATGGCGCGGACGAGCTCCAGCGGCCCTATGAGCCCCTCCACGGCCACGAGCACCACGAAGGAGACGACCAGCACCACGAGCCCCGGCGTCATAAGCCCCTCGGGCAGATACTTCATGGAAATGCCTATGAGCATTACCGAGGAGACGACCAGCACCAGATAGGAAAACTTTCCCACGGCCTCCCTCGCCATGCCCCTGTGCATATAGTTCACGATGCCTATCAGGAGCCCGAGCACCACGTGGCCAAACCCTATGCCGAGCGAGAGCACCATGAAGGTGGTTAAAGCCCTCATCCTGTCGAAGAGTATCGGGTGCATGATGCCGAGGGTCTCGCCGAGGTCCCCGAAGAGCTCTCCGAAGAGTACGCCGAAGATAACAGCCGTTATGCCGCAGACGGAAAGTATCTCGAAGAAGTCGCGCAGCGTCTCCCTCTCCCTGAAACGGCGTCTCAGGTAAAGGCCGAGCGCCAGGATTATAAGGCCGTACCCGACGTCCCCCACGATAAGGCCGAAGAAGGCCGGGAAGAAGAGCGCTATGTATGGGGTCGGGTCCACCGAGCGGTACCTCGGCGTGGGCATCGCCCTGATGAAGACCTCGAAGGGTTTCAGCCACCGGGGGTTTTTTATGTAGACCGGGACTATCTCTTCTTCTTCGGCCTTTATCTCCAACTCCCTTACGAGCACCTTCCCCTTGAAGAGGTTTCCGAACTCCTCCTTCATGGCGGACGTCATGTCCTTCGGGGCCCAGCCCTCTATGACGAAGCAGAACTTCGTCTCCGCGCAGTAGGGGAGCACCCCTATCTCGTCTATGGCGTCCTGTAAGGCGTTCCTGAGTCCCTCGACCACGCCGTACCACCGGGTGGAGAGCGAGGCTATGTCGCCCTCGACCCGGCCGACGAGTCCGGGTATCTCCTCCTTCCTGCGGGTCATGCGCGTTATGGCCTCGATAAGCGCTATATCCTCATACTCGCCGGGGAGCCGTATCTCGTTTATGCCCTCGCCGAGCACGAGATAGCGGACGCGCTCGGCGAACTTCTTCGGGTAGGCGATGACCACCCCGAGCGTGGCCTCGTCAACGGGCCTCGTGTATATCTCGTACTTGCCGGAGGTTATCTTCTCGAGCTCTCCTTCGAGAAGCGAGAGGACGTCCTGCCGGGTCCTGTCCATGGTAAGGCCGAGTATGTCGAAGTTCTTGAGCCCCCCGAGCCTGGAGACGACCGGGGCGAAGCCCCGGAGCACCTTCTCGTACTTCTCTATGCCGGAGAGCTCTTCGGTTAGCTCTTCTTTCCTGGCGTGAAGGGCCCGCACCTCGTCCTCGACCGGACGGAGCTCCTCGAGGAACTCCTTTATCTTCTCCGGCGCTATCTCCGCTGGGGCTGCCGCCGCCGGGACCGTTAGGAGGAAGAGGAGGTTCTTTATTCTCTCGAACGCCCTCTCGAAAAAGTCCTTTTCCTTCACTTTATCGACTTCGAGCGGGAGCCTCTTCAAGATCCCCTCGGTGACGCTCTCTACCGGGACGGTCTCTATGTGGAGTACCGAAAGGGCGTGGAGCGCGCGGATACATTCGTCGAGGAGGGACCTCGGGCCGATTATCTGGAGCTTGCTCATCTCCTTTATCATAGAGAAACTCCCCTAAGCCGAGGAGCCGCCGCGCTTGCCCCCCCCGGCCCCCTTACTGCCCCCTTTACCATCGATACCATCCGCACCCCCCGCACCCCCCTCACCCCCCTCACCATCGGTAAGAAGTTTCAAGGCAAGGGCC
This is a stretch of genomic DNA from Thermodesulfobacteriota bacterium. It encodes these proteins:
- a CDS encoding ATPase, encoding MEQGLIAIAAALAIGLPAIATAWAQSRIGAAGAGALAEKPELLGSIILLVAIPETMVLLGFVIAFWILG
- a CDS encoding V-type ATPase 116kDa subunit family protein, with protein sequence MIKEMSKLQIIGPRSLLDECIRALHALSVLHIETVPVESVTEGILKRLPLEVDKVKEKDFFERAFERIKNLLFLLTVPAAAAPAEIAPEKIKEFLEELRPVEDEVRALHARKEELTEELSGIEKYEKVLRGFAPVVSRLGGLKNFDILGLTMDRTRQDVLSLLEGELEKITSGKYEIYTRPVDEATLGVVIAYPKKFAERVRYLVLGEGINEIRLPGEYEDIALIEAITRMTRRKEEIPGLVGRVEGDIASLSTRWYGVVEGLRNALQDAIDEIGVLPYCAETKFCFVIEGWAPKDMTSAMKEEFGNLFKGKVLVRELEIKAEEEEIVPVYIKNPRWLKPFEVFIRAMPTPRYRSVDPTPYIALFFPAFFGLIVGDVGYGLIILALGLYLRRRFRERETLRDFFEILSVCGITAVIFGVLFGELFGDLGETLGIMHPILFDRMRALTTFMVLSLGIGFGHVVLGLLIGIVNYMHRGMAREAVGKFSYLVLVVSSVMLIGISMKYLPEGLMTPGLVVLVVSFVVLVAVEGLIGPLELVRAIGNILSYVRIMAVGTASVVMAVAANKVAGLTGSLFVGIIAALLIHLLNLFLSILSPTIQSMRLQYVEFLSKFYEGGGRRYEPFKKR